The following coding sequences lie in one Posidoniimonas polymericola genomic window:
- a CDS encoding sensor histidine kinase: MLSHLPIRDKLRIGLGLLAVSTLTLFIAAIYGLYAYRGLVKTLSARSAELPLANELSRHVGDLRVVLAQAGERIAAMDRDKALQPNLLAEGGAAGALDLSDDSEELQNPADNTAGIFNLAEEKIYLLSQVPQAGDDPWDLKLLRERYRSRFEQFQDTLAEYREQLDENRLHDSSSIGDDRLERATLIRVEEILATIRDQRLDDSMLLDELNDDSAQLEQLEGSIEQLRDLVDELPSHLHGRLHTLAGEVRTQYHVAIPLAWITAVIAAALMVMSIQVFRHAVARPLHRLVEGAREVGAGNLEHRVQLNTSDEMGELAEAMNAMTTQFKETRDDLDRQVQQRTKEVVRSEQLASVGFLAAGVAHEINNPLASIAMCSESLEGRLAELVNADQSGSPEWDVVRSYLEMIGREAFRCKQITEKLLDFSRMGDSQKHASELRELTSGVIEMVQHLGRYQDKHILLQDGPAVVADVNPQEMKQVILNLVTNGLDSLDPGGRVTVGVEPHAGGARVVVSDDGCGMSDEVIKHLFEPFFTRRRGGQGTGLGLSITYRIVQEHGGDIEAASDGPGAGSKFIVTLPAAPLAAAA; this comes from the coding sequence GTGCTCTCACACCTGCCTATCCGCGACAAGCTACGCATCGGCCTCGGGCTGTTGGCGGTCAGCACACTGACGCTGTTCATCGCGGCGATCTACGGCCTGTACGCCTACCGCGGGCTGGTCAAGACGCTCAGCGCGCGCTCCGCCGAGCTGCCGCTCGCCAACGAGCTGAGTCGCCACGTCGGCGACCTGCGCGTCGTCCTCGCCCAGGCGGGCGAGCGGATCGCAGCCATGGACCGCGACAAGGCGCTGCAGCCCAACCTGCTCGCCGAGGGGGGCGCCGCCGGGGCGCTCGACTTGTCGGACGACTCCGAGGAGCTCCAGAACCCAGCCGACAACACCGCGGGGATCTTCAACCTCGCGGAGGAAAAAATCTACCTGCTCTCTCAGGTGCCCCAGGCCGGCGACGACCCGTGGGACCTAAAGCTGCTCCGCGAGCGCTACCGCAGCCGCTTCGAGCAGTTCCAGGACACCCTGGCCGAGTACCGCGAGCAGCTCGACGAGAACCGCCTGCACGACAGCTCGAGCATCGGCGACGACCGGCTCGAACGCGCCACGCTGATCCGGGTCGAGGAGATCTTGGCCACGATCCGCGACCAGCGGCTCGACGACTCGATGCTGCTCGACGAGTTGAACGACGACTCCGCGCAGCTCGAGCAGCTAGAGGGCTCGATCGAGCAGCTCCGCGACCTGGTGGACGAGCTGCCGAGCCACCTGCACGGCCGGCTGCACACGCTGGCCGGCGAGGTCCGCACGCAGTACCACGTGGCGATCCCCCTGGCGTGGATCACCGCGGTCATCGCGGCCGCGCTGATGGTGATGTCGATCCAGGTGTTCCGCCACGCGGTCGCCCGGCCCCTGCACAGGCTGGTCGAGGGCGCCCGCGAGGTCGGCGCCGGCAACCTCGAGCACCGCGTCCAGCTCAACACCTCCGACGAGATGGGCGAGCTGGCCGAGGCCATGAACGCCATGACGACACAATTCAAGGAGACCCGCGACGACCTCGACCGCCAGGTGCAGCAACGCACCAAGGAGGTGGTCCGCAGCGAGCAGCTGGCGAGCGTCGGCTTCCTGGCGGCCGGCGTCGCGCACGAGATCAACAACCCGCTGGCGTCGATCGCGATGTGCAGCGAGTCGCTCGAGGGTCGGCTCGCCGAGCTGGTCAACGCGGACCAGAGCGGCAGCCCGGAGTGGGACGTCGTCCGCAGCTACCTGGAGATGATCGGCCGCGAGGCGTTCCGCTGCAAGCAGATCACCGAGAAGCTGCTCGACTTCTCCCGCATGGGCGACTCGCAGAAGCACGCCTCGGAGCTGCGCGAGCTGACCTCCGGAGTCATCGAGATGGTGCAGCACCTCGGCCGCTACCAAGACAAGCACATCCTGCTGCAGGACGGGCCCGCCGTGGTCGCGGACGTCAACCCGCAGGAGATGAAGCAGGTGATCCTCAACCTGGTGACCAACGGCCTCGACAGCCTCGACCCGGGCGGCCGCGTCACGGTCGGCGTGGAGCCCCACGCGGGCGGCGCGCGGGTGGTGGTCTCCGACGACGGCTGCGGCATGAGCGACGAGGTCATCAAGCACCTGTTCGAGCCGTTCTTTACCCGCCGCCGAGGAGGGCAGGGGACCGGGCTCGGGTTGTCGATCACCTACCGGATTGTCCAGGAGCACGGCGGCGATATCGAGGCCGCCAGCGACGGCCCCGGGGCCGGCTCCAAGTTCATCGTGACGCTGCCCGCAGCGCCGCTCGCGGCCGCCGCCTAG
- a CDS encoding LptF/LptG family permease, with translation MRILTRYVLMDLVQVFLVTLIGMTTLVFVALVGKEAVDRGMGPGPIIRLAPYILPQAMQFAVPGALLLATTNVFGRLSAFNELVAIKSMGISPWAIAWPTFAFAAAVSLAAVALNDVAVSWGRMGVERVFIESLEEVIYGKLRVDRAYTDRNLSITVQRVEGKKLVRPDVTLQDKGGGKDWNVTADWAEIGSQPGSRQLVIQFYNAMVDGPTTVAYPEKFEHVIDLDVLFGDDRSSGRSPSTYSLAEIGPAILRTEGDIEQINNDMSARAAYSMLTGEFEQVSRASWEERGRDLDGAYFVLNRLHVEPYRRWAGGFSCLAFAMVGVPVAMILRKSDFLASFFVCFAPILIVYYPMLMVSVDQAKGGKFPPQAVWAGNLVLLAAGALLMRAVICDRDRILSALGSAFTAWLPKWGRA, from the coding sequence GTGCGCATCCTCACCCGCTACGTGCTGATGGACCTTGTGCAGGTGTTCCTGGTGACCCTCATCGGGATGACGACCCTGGTGTTCGTCGCGCTGGTTGGCAAGGAGGCGGTCGACCGCGGCATGGGGCCGGGGCCGATCATCCGACTCGCGCCCTACATCCTGCCGCAGGCGATGCAGTTTGCCGTGCCCGGCGCGCTGCTGCTAGCGACCACCAACGTGTTCGGGCGGCTCTCGGCGTTCAACGAGCTCGTGGCGATCAAGTCGATGGGAATCTCGCCGTGGGCGATCGCCTGGCCGACCTTCGCCTTTGCGGCGGCGGTCAGCCTGGCCGCGGTCGCGCTGAACGATGTCGCGGTCTCGTGGGGGCGGATGGGGGTCGAACGCGTGTTCATCGAGTCGCTAGAAGAGGTGATCTACGGCAAGCTCCGCGTCGACCGCGCCTACACCGACCGCAACCTCAGCATCACCGTGCAGCGGGTCGAGGGCAAGAAGCTGGTCCGCCCGGACGTCACCCTGCAGGACAAGGGGGGCGGCAAGGACTGGAACGTCACGGCCGACTGGGCCGAGATTGGCTCGCAGCCCGGCTCCCGGCAGCTGGTAATCCAATTCTACAACGCCATGGTCGACGGCCCGACCACGGTCGCCTACCCAGAGAAGTTTGAGCATGTCATCGACCTCGACGTGCTGTTCGGCGACGACCGGTCGAGCGGGCGGAGCCCCTCGACGTACTCGCTGGCCGAGATCGGCCCGGCGATCCTCCGCACCGAGGGCGACATCGAGCAGATCAACAACGACATGTCCGCCCGCGCCGCCTACTCCATGCTGACCGGCGAGTTCGAGCAGGTCTCGCGGGCGTCGTGGGAAGAGCGGGGCCGCGACCTCGACGGCGCGTACTTTGTCCTCAACCGCCTGCACGTCGAGCCGTACCGCCGCTGGGCGGGCGGGTTCTCGTGCCTGGCGTTTGCGATGGTCGGCGTCCCCGTGGCGATGATCCTGCGGAAGAGCGACTTCCTGGCGAGCTTCTTCGTCTGCTTCGCCCCGATCCTGATCGTCTACTACCCGATGCTGATGGTCAGCGTCGACCAGGCGAAGGGGGGAAAGTTCCCGCCCCAGGCGGTTTGGGCCGGCAACCTGGTGCTGCTAGCGGCCGGGGCCCTCCTGATGCGGGCGGTGATCTGCGACCGCGACCGGATTCTTTCCGCCCTCGGCTCGGCGTTCACCGCCTGGCTGCCGAAATGGGGCCGGGCCTGA
- a CDS encoding tetratricopeptide repeat protein — protein sequence MADNAPNTEDAEDAPQASRMQRLRQWSREHPKRTMLVGGLLGLTAVATMAGWLVLADMTSPHQMASVENALEALDRGEYEYAEDLVLQIQAAGVVAANDIGGPLFVLGSVKAARSAAEFSPELRRRGYLLAAGYLTKARDAGFPPGREHEGLYLLGKALIRSNQLKQGIRVLEEALHTEQNQIEDTHRLIAEAYYYSERPVYPLVLKHLDKALATPALEEPERSQAIILKSLSLAALDQFDEAAATLAQAEPEGGAARKLLVASQIEVQKLEHELTSLSPPAPAERDQRFADTLALLDKAWEADKLATRRGANNYFRALINRMQGDNTQALALLEEVHQTHGQEPEGVAAAVAEGQLYQELNEDELAVQKYRVALDSVNDPVSYRSELLPLAQLHTQIMAAHSSFTAQDKHHAAAELVERMHPVFSRNEQLEMKADTYAAWGTRLLERAGKEDWAAEKLREEGRAKLREAGVNYELLADARFATKRFTEHLWEASEAYFNGQSYTSALRVIRKYLKNEPQQRNALALLRLGQTLLAMDKPAGAIDAFNECIEFHPRDAATYSARLECARAYRDVKKPDEARALLDENLIGSTLTPQSPEWRDSKFELGRLLHAQQQYGDAIEHLEECILRYPDNPQTRLAQYLVAEAYRYAAEAPLRLYAEAKTVNERELNYKNVNRDLGAALDYYETVRREIALQSAWSSDDRTMIRNCYLFKGSVLFQLGVLEQDEAERSAGDGKQEVTAAHTAKAKEHLTAAVQAYSDLSAQFQDEPIILEVLVQISQCWRRLDDQVKARGQIVRALGLLDQMPRDMDFDSTTNLSRNEWTAMLTEMQSW from the coding sequence GTGGCCGACAACGCCCCGAACACCGAAGACGCCGAGGACGCCCCACAGGCGAGCCGCATGCAGCGGCTGCGCCAGTGGAGCCGCGAGCACCCGAAGCGCACGATGCTGGTCGGCGGACTGCTCGGGCTGACCGCGGTCGCGACCATGGCGGGCTGGCTGGTGCTGGCCGACATGACCTCGCCGCACCAGATGGCCTCGGTAGAGAACGCGCTCGAGGCGCTCGACCGCGGCGAGTACGAGTACGCCGAAGACCTCGTGCTGCAGATCCAGGCCGCGGGGGTGGTGGCGGCGAACGACATCGGCGGACCGCTGTTCGTCTTGGGCTCGGTGAAGGCGGCCCGTTCCGCCGCCGAATTCTCGCCGGAACTCCGCCGCCGGGGCTACCTGCTGGCTGCCGGCTACCTGACTAAGGCCCGCGACGCCGGGTTCCCGCCGGGGCGCGAGCACGAGGGGCTGTACCTGCTCGGCAAGGCGCTGATCCGCAGCAACCAGCTCAAGCAGGGCATCCGGGTGCTCGAGGAAGCGCTGCACACCGAGCAGAACCAGATCGAGGACACGCACCGGCTGATCGCCGAGGCCTACTACTACTCCGAACGCCCCGTCTACCCGCTGGTGCTCAAGCACCTCGACAAGGCGTTGGCGACCCCCGCCCTGGAGGAGCCAGAGCGCTCACAGGCGATCATCCTCAAGTCGCTCTCGCTGGCGGCGCTCGATCAGTTCGACGAGGCCGCCGCGACGCTCGCCCAGGCGGAGCCCGAAGGGGGCGCCGCCCGCAAGCTGCTGGTCGCGTCGCAGATCGAGGTGCAGAAGCTGGAGCACGAACTGACCTCGCTCTCCCCGCCGGCCCCGGCCGAGCGTGACCAGCGGTTCGCCGACACACTGGCGTTGCTCGACAAGGCGTGGGAGGCCGACAAGCTGGCGACCCGCCGCGGAGCCAACAACTACTTCCGGGCCCTGATCAACCGCATGCAGGGCGACAACACCCAGGCCCTGGCCCTGCTGGAAGAGGTCCACCAGACCCACGGCCAGGAGCCGGAGGGGGTCGCGGCGGCGGTCGCCGAGGGCCAGTTGTACCAGGAGCTGAACGAGGACGAGCTGGCGGTGCAGAAGTACCGCGTCGCGCTCGACTCGGTCAACGACCCGGTCAGCTACCGCAGCGAGCTGCTGCCGCTGGCGCAGCTGCACACCCAGATCATGGCCGCGCACTCGTCGTTCACCGCGCAGGACAAGCACCACGCCGCGGCCGAGCTGGTCGAGCGGATGCACCCGGTCTTCTCGCGCAACGAGCAGCTCGAGATGAAGGCCGACACCTACGCCGCCTGGGGCACGCGACTGCTAGAGCGCGCTGGCAAAGAAGACTGGGCCGCCGAGAAACTCCGCGAAGAGGGTCGTGCCAAGCTCCGCGAGGCGGGCGTCAACTACGAGCTGCTCGCCGACGCCCGGTTCGCCACCAAACGCTTCACCGAGCACCTCTGGGAGGCCAGCGAGGCCTACTTCAACGGCCAGAGCTACACCAGCGCCCTGCGCGTGATCCGCAAGTACCTCAAGAACGAACCGCAGCAACGCAACGCGCTGGCCCTGCTGCGGCTCGGGCAGACCCTGCTGGCGATGGACAAACCGGCCGGCGCGATCGACGCGTTCAACGAGTGCATCGAGTTCCACCCGCGGGACGCGGCGACCTACTCGGCCCGGCTGGAGTGCGCCCGCGCGTACCGCGACGTCAAGAAGCCGGACGAGGCGCGGGCCTTGCTCGACGAGAACCTGATCGGCAGCACGCTGACCCCGCAGAGTCCCGAGTGGCGGGACTCGAAGTTCGAGCTGGGCCGGCTGCTCCACGCGCAGCAGCAGTACGGCGACGCCATCGAGCACCTCGAGGAGTGCATCCTCCGCTACCCGGACAACCCCCAGACCCGGCTGGCGCAGTACCTGGTAGCCGAGGCGTACCGCTACGCCGCGGAGGCGCCGCTGCGGCTCTACGCCGAGGCCAAGACCGTCAACGAGCGGGAGCTCAACTACAAGAATGTCAACCGCGACCTTGGCGCCGCGCTCGACTACTACGAAACCGTCCGCCGCGAGATCGCCCTGCAGAGTGCGTGGTCGAGCGACGACCGCACCATGATCCGCAACTGCTACCTGTTCAAAGGGAGCGTGCTGTTCCAGCTCGGCGTGCTCGAGCAGGACGAGGCCGAACGCTCCGCCGGCGACGGCAAACAAGAAGTCACGGCCGCCCACACGGCCAAGGCCAAAGAGCACCTGACCGCCGCGGTGCAGGCGTACTCGGACCTCTCCGCCCAGTTCCAGGACGAGCCGATCATCCTCGAGGTGCTGGTGCAGATCTCGCAGTGCTGGCGGCGGCTGGACGACCAGGTCAAGGCCCGCGGCCAGATTGTCCGTGCCCTGGGCCTGCTCGATCAGATGCCGCGGGACATGGACTTCGACTCCACGACCAACCTGTCACGCAACGAATGGACCGCCATGCTCACGGAGATGCAGAGCTGGTGA
- a CDS encoding flagellar export chaperone FlgN: MTTQPHTPERLAELLRQKRQVLTQLHRIGVRQGELVSGGDASLLLKVLGAKQTLLSALQQTEKALAPFRDQDPETRPWPTPGHRAAAAEDAAECARLLDAVVQMEREHEQAMTAQRDRVAQQLRTAHSAHQAAGAYGRQARRHTPAPPVDLGPPSESLDLTSGT, encoded by the coding sequence ATGACGACTCAGCCCCACACCCCAGAACGGCTCGCGGAGCTCCTCCGCCAGAAGCGGCAGGTGCTGACGCAGCTGCACCGGATCGGCGTCCGCCAGGGCGAGCTGGTCAGCGGCGGCGACGCGTCGCTGCTGCTGAAGGTGCTCGGCGCCAAGCAGACGCTGCTGTCCGCGCTGCAGCAGACCGAGAAGGCGCTGGCCCCGTTCCGCGACCAGGACCCCGAGACGCGTCCGTGGCCCACCCCCGGGCACCGCGCGGCGGCCGCCGAGGACGCGGCCGAGTGCGCGCGGCTGCTGGACGCGGTCGTGCAGATGGAACGCGAACACGAACAAGCCATGACCGCACAACGCGACCGCGTCGCGCAGCAGCTCCGCACGGCGCACTCGGCCCACCAGGCGGCGGGCGCCTACGGCCGGCAGGCCCGCCGGCACACGCCGGCCCCGCCGGTCGACCTGGGCCCGCCCAGCGAGAGCCTCGACCTAACCTCCGGAACCTGA